CAACGACATCAACGAAACGCAGTCGACCGTCGTCGGCTTTCCGATCATCGCCGACGCGGACCGCAAGGTATCGCAGCTGTACGACATGATCCACCCGAACGCGAACGAAACGCTGACGGTGCGCTCGCTGTTCGTGATCGACCCGAACAAGAAGGTGCGGCTCACCATCACCTATCCGGCCAGCACCGGCCGCAACTTCGACGAAGTGCTGCGCGTGATCGACTCCCTGCAACTGACCGACAACTACAAGGTCGCGACGCCCGGCAACTGGAAGGACGGCGACGACGTCGTGATCGTGCCGTCGCTGCAGGATCCGGAAGAGCTGAAGAAGCGCTTCCCGAAGGGCTTCAACGCCGTGCGTCCGTACCTGCGCCTCACGCCGCAGCCGAACAAGTAAGCAGCGGCTGCCGCGTCGGCGGCGCGTGACGAACGCACGCACCGATGAAAACGGCCCGCCGGGCAGCGATGCCGGGCGGGCCGTGTCGTTTCAGCGGCGACGACATGACGCGACGGGTGTCGTCGCGTATCGCGCGAATGATCAGAAGAATGCCTGGATGCCCGTCTGCGCGCGGCCGAGGATCAGCGCGTGGATGTCGTGCGTGCCTTCGTACGTGTTCACCACTTCGAGGTTCACGAGGTGGCGCGCGACGCCGAATTCGTCCGAGATGCCGTTGCCGCCGAGCATGTCGCGCGCGAGTCGCGCGATGTCGAGCGCCTTGCCGCACGAGTTGCGCTTCATGATCGACGTGATTTCGACGGCCGCCGTGCCTTCGTCCTTCATCCGGCCGAGACGCAGCACGCCCTGCAGGCCGAGCGTGATCTCGGTCTGCATGTCGGCGAGCTTCTTCTGGATCAACTGGTTCGCGGCGAGCGGCCGTCCGAACTGCTTGCGGTCGAGCACGTACTGGCGCGCGGTGTGCCAGCACGATTCGGCCGCGCCGAGCGCGCCCCAGGCGATCCCGTAGCGCGCCGAGTTCAGGCACGTGAACGGGCCGCGCAGGCCGCTCACGTTCGGCATCAGGTTCTCTTCGGGCACGAACACTTCGTCGAGGACGATCTCGCCGGTAATCGACGCGCGCAGCCCGACCTTGCCGTGAATCGCGGGTGCAGACAGGCCCTTCCAGCCTTTCTCGAGGATGAAGCCGCGGATCGCGTCCTTGCCGTTTTCCTCCAGTTTCGCCCACACGACGAACACATCGGCGATCGGCGAGTTGGTGATCCACATCTTCGCGCCGGACAGCGAATAACCGCCGGGCACCTTCTTCGCGCGCGTGA
The sequence above is a segment of the Burkholderia diffusa genome. Coding sequences within it:
- a CDS encoding peroxiredoxin; this encodes MSLRLGDIAPDFEQESSLGPIKFHEWLGNSWGVLFSHPADYTPVCTTELGLTSKLKGEFEKRNVKVIALSVDGVESHKGWINDINETQSTVVGFPIIADADRKVSQLYDMIHPNANETLTVRSLFVIDPNKKVRLTITYPASTGRNFDEVLRVIDSLQLTDNYKVATPGNWKDGDDVVIVPSLQDPEELKKRFPKGFNAVRPYLRLTPQPNK
- a CDS encoding acyl-CoA dehydrogenase, with amino-acid sequence MSAATFHWDDPLLLDQQLTEEERMVRDAAQAYARDKLAPRVTEAFRHERTDVEIFREMGEIGLLGPTIPEEYGGPGLNYVSYGLIAREVERVDSGYRSMMSVQSSLVMVPIHEFGSDAQKQKYLPKLASGEWIGCFGLTEPNHGSDPGSMVTRAKKVPGGYSLSGAKMWITNSPIADVFVVWAKLEENGKDAIRGFILEKGWKGLSAPAIHGKVGLRASITGEIVLDEVFVPEENLMPNVSGLRGPFTCLNSARYGIAWGALGAAESCWHTARQYVLDRKQFGRPLAANQLIQKKLADMQTEITLGLQGVLRLGRMKDEGTAAVEITSIMKRNSCGKALDIARLARDMLGGNGISDEFGVARHLVNLEVVNTYEGTHDIHALILGRAQTGIQAFF